Below is a genomic region from Terriglobales bacterium.
CACCGTCGCAGTGTGCGCGTTGTTCGCGCTGGTCATGGTCTACGCCGGCCAGCATTTCAGCTCCATCGAATATGGCTACAAGCTGGAGGCACTGAAGGCGCAGCGCGACGCGCTGGTGGAACAGAACCGCGCCTTGCGCCTGGAGGATGCATCGCTGCGCAGCCCGGAACGCATTGACGCCCTGGCGCGACAGATGGGCCTGGAGGCTCCGCGCGTCGGCCAGATGATGCGATTGGAGACCCCGGGCGCCGACCTGGGCGCGCCGGTAATGGCGCGCGCGGCAAGCGTCCTGGTTATCTCGCCGCAGCCTTAAGGATTCCCTGGAACGAACTCCGGGGAGCAGGACCGGCCTGGCTTGAACCGAAGTCACTGACCGGCGACCTGGCGGCGCAAAGCGCCGCCGGGAAGGAATTGCAGAAACCCTGGCGGCCCGGAGCGGACTCCGGGCCGCATCTGCATCTATGGCAGGAGGCTGGAACAGCAACGGCAACGGCGTCCCGCGGCGGCTGCTGCTCCTGGCGCTATTTCTCTTTCTCTGGGCCAGTCTCATCGGCCTCCGCTTGGTCGATCTGCAGATCCTCCAGTACGGCGAGCTGCTGGAGCGCGCGCAGCGCCAGCAGCAGCGTACTATCGAGGTTTCGCCCCGGCGCGGCGTCATCTATGACCGCAATGGCCAGGAACTGGCCATGTCCGTCACCGTGGATTCCGTCTTTGCCGTGCCCAGCGAGATTCCCGACCAGGAAACAGCAGCCCAGCTCCTGGCGCGCGTGCTGGAAACCGACACGGGTGACATCCATGCGAAGCTGAAGTCGTCGCGTGCCTTTGCCTGGATCGCGCGCAAGGTAGACGCCCAAACCAGCCAGCGCATCCGGGCGCTCAACCTGCGCGGCATCTACTTCCAGAAGGAGTCCAAGCGCTTCTACCCCAAGCGCGACCTGGCGGCCCAGGCGCTGGGCTATGTGGGCATGGATGATGAGGGCCTGGGCGGCATCGAGTATGCCTTCGACAAGGAATTACGCGGTGGGCCCGGGCGCATGATGATCTCCCTCGACGCTCGTCGCCGTTGGTTCGGCCGCGTGGAGCGCGAGCCCTCCCCCGGCCAGAACGTCGTGCTGACTCTCGACGAAAAGATCCAGTACATCGCGGAACGCGAACTGGATGAGGCCATGCGCCAGACCCGCTCGGCCGCCGGCACCATCATCGTCCAGAACCCGCACACTGGGGAGATCCTTGCCCTGGCCAGCCGGCCCACCTTCAATCCCAACACCTTTCGCAAGTCTTCGCCGGAGGCCTTGAAGAACCGCGCCGTCAGCGACGTGTACGAGCCCGGCTCCACCTTCAAGATCGTCACCATCGCTGGCGCTCTGGAAGAGAAGTTGACCCGGCCCTCCGAAACCATTGATTGCCAGAACGGCGCCATCTACCTGGGTAGCTTCCGCATCCGCGATCACAAGCCTTTCGGCCTGCTCTCCGTGGCCGACGTTCTGGCCCACTCCAGCGACGTGGGCACCATCAAGCTCGGGCTCCGTCTGGGCGAAGAGCGTTTCGACCAGTACATCCACCGGTTCGGATTCGGCCAGCCCACCGGCATTGAGCTGCCGGGCGAGAGCCGCGGCCTCACCAAGCCGGTGAGCCGTTGGTCCAAAGTCTCGATCGGCGCCATCTCCATGGGGCAGGAGATCGGCATTACCGGCCTGCAACTGGTGGCGCTGGTTTCCACCATTGCCAACGATGGCGTGTGGACCGCCGCGCGCATCGTGGCCGGAGTCACCCGCGAGAAAGATGGGCTGCAGCGGGTGCTCTTCCAGCCGGCCGAGCAGCGGCGGGCCATCTCGCCGGAGACCGCCATCCAGATGAAGCGCATGATGGAAGGCGTGGTGCTTCATGGCACCGGACGCCGTGCCATCCTGGAGGGTTACACCGCGGCCGGCAAGACGGGCACGGCGCAGAAGATCGATCCCTCTACCCGAACTTATTCGAGTTGGAAGCACGTGGCTTCGTTCGTCGGCTTCGCTCCCGTCAATCAGCCTGCGGTGACCGTGGCGGTCATCCTCGATTCGCCCTTGGGTCCGCATCAGGGCGGACAGGTAGCGGCGCCGGTGTTCGCCCGCGTCACCCAGCAGGTGCTGGCGTATCTGCGGGTGCCCCACGACATTGACGTGCCGCGCCAACAACTCCTGCTGCGTGCGGCGGCCAGCGTCGCGGATGACGATGTGTCGGAAGGCTCGCCCGACCATCCGGCATGGAGCGCCGAGCCACCGGAGGCGGGTTCCACGGCGGCCGCCTCGCTCGCGCCGGAAGCGGCTGAGACCGCGCCCCGGACTCATCTCGTGGCCACAACCGCAAAGCCGGCAAGCCAGCCAGACGCAGCACCGCCGCCGCTCCAGGCCCCGTCCTTTCCGGGACCGCCGGCCAACGGTACCGTCATGCTCGATACCGAAGGCGGCGTGGTGGTGCCTTCGCTGATTGGCAAGCCCTTGCGTGAAGCCTTGGTCGTCGCCCAGCGGGCGGGCATCGAACTGGATGTCGTGGGCAGCGGGGTGGCGCGGGAACAGGCGCCTCCGCCGGGCTCGCGCATCCCGGCCGGAGCCCGGGTGGCGGTGCGTTTCGCCCGCTAGTGCAGCCAGGTTTTGGGTGGGAGAGCGGGGCTTCCGCCCCGCGTCAGGGAGCGGCACGAAGCGGGGCTTTAGCTCCGGCAAAACGCATCCTACGGTGTCTATAATCGAAAACAACCGATGACTTTTCGCCAGCTCCTCGACGGTGTCGAAACCCTGGCCCAGCGCGGGAATCCTGAGATTACCGGCATCCAGTACGATTCCCGGCGCATCTCGCCCGGCGACCTGTTCGTGGCCATGCGCGGGGAGACCACCGACGGCAACCGCTACATCGAGCAGGCCATCGCGGGTGGCGCAGCCGCCGTCGTGAGCGACACCGCGGAGACCGCGCCCCACGCCGGCATCGCCTGGGCCCACGTGCCCCATGGCCGCCAGGCCCTGGCCCGGTTGGCCGCCAACTTCTACGGACGCCCCGCGGTGCGTATGAGGCTCACCGGCATCACCGGCACCAACGGCAAGACCACGTCCGCTTTCCTGGCCGAAGCCATCCTGGGGGCCATGGGTCGGACGTCGGCTCTGCTGGGGACGGTCGAGTATCACATCGGGCCGGAGGTGTTGCCGGCGCCACATACCACGCCCGAATCCCTGGAGATTCACCGCCTGCTCGACCGGGCGTCCCGCCAGGGCGCCAGCGAGCTGGTGATGGAGGTTTCCTCGCACGCCCTGGCGCAGCAGCGCGTTTTCGGCCTGCCCTTCGACGTAGCCGTCTTCACCAACCTGACCCGCGACCACCTCGACTATCACGGCGATTTCGAAGACTACTTCGAAGCCAAGAAATTCCTGTTTGCCGGCTGCGGTTCCGAGCCGCCGCGCCTCGCCGTGCTGAACGCCGACGACGACTACGGCGTGCGCCTGGTGCCCTTCGCCAAATCGCAGGGATCGCTGGTGGTCACCTACGGCATCGAGCGCGGCGACTTTCAGGCTACGCGCATCAACATGGGACCGCAGGGCACCACGTTCGTTCTGGCCACACCCCGAGGCTCGGCGTCGATTTCGACCCATCTCATCGGCCGCGTCAACGTGTACAACATCCTGGCCGCTGCCGCTGCCGCGGTGGGGCGCGGCTGCTCGCTGGATGCCATCCGTCGCGGTGTAGCCGCGGTGCACCGCGTTCCCGGGCGCTTCGAGTCGGTAGACTGCGGGCAGCCCTTTGCGGTGGTAGTGGACTACGCCCACACCGACGACGCCTTGCGCAATCTCACTGCCGTGGCCCGCGCCTTCGTCAGCCGGGAAGGGCACGCGGGTCGGGTGATCACTCTGTTCGGCTGCGGCGGCGATCGCGACCGCACCAAGCGCCCGCTCATGGGGGACGCCGCGGGGCGGGGCAGTGACTTCGTCCTGCTCACTTCCGACAATCCGCGCAGCGAGGATCCGCTGGCCATCATCAACGACGCCCTGGTTGGCCTGCAGAAGACCGGCACCCGCCACCTGGTGGAACCCGATCGCCGCCGCGCCATCGAGCGTGCCATCGCCGAGGCCCGTACCGGTGACATCGTGCTGATCGCCGGCAAGGGCCACGAGCGCGTGCAGGTGAGCGCGGCCGGCAGCCTTCCCTTTGACGACGTCGAAGTAGCCCGCGAAACCCTGCGGGCCGCCGGATACACCCTGGAGAGCCAGGAAGCGGCTGTCGCCGGAGGCCGTCGTTGAAGCTCCCCCTCCAGCGCGTGGCGGAGTTCGTGGCCGCCGCAGGCGAATTCGACCCCGGCGCCGTCGCCCAGGGTTACTCCATCGACTCACGCACGGTGAAGCCGGGCGAGCTGTTCTTCGCCGTGCAGGGCGAGCGGCTCGATGGCCACGATTTCGTTCCTCAGGCGCTCGCCGCCGGCGCCGTGGCGGCCGTGGTCAGCCAGAAGAAGATGGGCGGGTTCAGCCACCGCTCCCGCCTTCTGGTGGTGGAAGACACACTGTCCTCCCTGCAATCGCTGGGCGCTGCGGTGCGCCGCACCTGGGGTGGTCCACTCGTGGCCGTTACCGGATCCGCCGGCAAGACCACCACCAAGGAAGCCATCGCCCGGCTCCTCTCCCTCAAGCTTCGGGTGATGAAGTCGGAAGGCAACCTCAACAACCACTTCGGGCTGCCCCTGCAGTTGCTGCGCCTGGAGCCGGAGCATCAGGTAGCCGTGGTGGAGCTGGGCATGTCACACGCCGGCGAGATTGCCGCGCTCGCGCGCATCGCTCGTCCCGACATCGGCGTGGTGACGAACGTGGCCCCTGTGCATCTGGGGTTCTTCACTTCGGTGGCGGAGATTGCGCGCGCCAAGTACGAACTCATCGAGTCCCTGTCGGCCGGTGGCGTGGCCGTGCTCAACGCCGACGACGAGTACGTCTCCCGCTTCGGCCGCGAGTTCGCCGGCCGCGTTGTCACCTTCGCGCTCCACCATCCGGCCGACGTTCGCGCCGAGGCCGTCGAGGACCTCGGCGTCCGCGGCAGCCGCTTTGAGATCGTCGCCGGAGGCCAGCGTCGTTCCGCCACCCTGCCGCTGCTTGGCCGGCATAGCATCTACAACGCCCTGGCCGCCGTGGCTGTGGCGCTGGAGCGCGGCATTCCGCTCGACCAGGCTGCTTCCGCGCTCGCCTCCCTGCCGGCGGGGGAGCGTCGTGGAGAAGTCTTGGACTTGGCCGGCGTCACCGTGGTCAACGATTGCTACAATTCCAACCCGCGTGCCCTCGACGCCATGGTAGACACCCTGGCCGGCATTCCCGCCCGGCGGCGTATTGTCGTGGCCGGTGAGATGCTGGAACTTGGACCTTCGGCTCCCGAGCTGCACCGCCGTTGTGGCGCGCATATGGCTCAGGCCGGCATCGACTTGCTGGTGGGCGTACGCGGCAACGCGGAACACATCGTCGAAGGCGCTCTTGCCGCCGGCGTCAAAGCGCATTTCCTGGCGACTCCCGAAGAAGCCGGAGAGTGGCTGGCCCGCGAGGTCGCTACCGGGGATGCGGTGCTGCTGAAGGCTTCTCGCGGAGTGCGGCTGGAGAAAGCGCTGGAGGTCTGGCAGGCGCGCCGGGAAGCCGCGGCTGCCACGGGTTGAGGGTTTCTCGTTTTTCGATTTCTCGAAAAGCCGGCCACGAGAAACGAGAAACGCGAAACGAGAAACGGGTTACGAGGGGTTGAGGATTGCTCTACTGGCTGCTGTACCAGCAACTGTTCGAGTACTTCTCGCCCTTCCGTCTTTTCCGCTACCTCACCTTCCGCACCGCTTTTGCCAGCCTCACCGCGCTGGCCATCGGCTTCATCATCGGCCCCGTGGTTATCCGCCGCCTGCGCCAGTTCCAGATCGGCCAGTACATCCGCGAGGAAGGCCCGCAGGCGCACCAGAAGAAGGCCGGCACGCCCACCATGGGCGGCGTGCTCATCACCATTGCCGTGGTGGTGCCGACCCTCTTGTGGGCCGACCTGAGCAACAAGTTCATCTGGATCGCCGTCGGCGCCACCCTGGCTTTCGCCGCCATCGGCTTCGCCGACGACTACCTGAAGGTCGTCCATCACCGCAACCTTGGCCTCACAGGCCGCACCAAGCTGGCTCTCCAGATTCTCATCAGCATCGTCATCGCGGTCGTCCTGGTGCTCATGCGCGCCCGGGGCGAGTACTCCACCGTGCTGCTGGTCCCATTCTTCAAGAACCTGCGTCCGGACATGGCCATCCCGCCCCTGCTGGCCGAGCCCCACTTGTGGCCCCTGGCCTTTCTGCCCTTCATCGCCTTCGTTGCGCTGGTCATCGTGGGCTCATCGAATGCGGTCAACCTTACCGACGGGCTCGACGGCTTGGCCATCGGCTGCAGCGTGATTGCGGCCGGGGCTCTGGCCGTCCTGACCTACGTGAGCGGTCACGCCGTTTTTGCCAGCTACTTGGAGCTGCAGCGCATCCCGCAGATCTCCGAGCTCACCATCTTCTGCGGTGCCATGGTCGGCGCCTGCATCGGATTTCTCTGGTACAACGCCCATCCGGCGGAGATCTTCATGGGCGACGTGGGTTCGCTCGCCCTGGGTGGCGCCATCGGCACCGTGGCCGTCCTCATCAAGCAGGAGCTGCTGCTGCCCTTCATCGGCGGCATCTTCGTGATTGAGGCGCTCTCCGTCATCCTGCAGGTCGCCTCCTACAAGACGCGCAAGAAGCGCATCTTCAAGATGGCGCCCCTGCATCATCATTTCGAGCTGCTGGGCTGGTCGGAGTCCAAGATCATCGTGCGCTTCTGGATCTCCTCGCTGGTGTTTGCACTCTTTGCTCTGACCACGCTGAAGCTGCGCTGAGATGCGGTCCGGCGTGGCACAATGCGTTGTAGCCTGGCAACTGGCAACTGGGTACTGGCAACGGATTCATGGAAGTTAAGAACCAACGCATCCTCGTCGTCGGCCTGGGCAAGTCCGGCGTAGCCTCGGCCTTGTTCCTCAAGGCCCGCGGGGCACGCGTCACCGTCAGCGACGCCAAGACCGAAGAGGAACTGCGCCAGGAAATCCCTTCGCTGCTTGATGCCGGCATCGCCGTCGAGGCCGGTGGCCACGGCGAGCGCACCTTCCGCGACCAGGACCTCATCGTCGTCAGTCCCGGCGTGCCCGTGGATGTGCCGCAGCTCGAGCAGGCCCGCGCCCTGGGCGTCCCGGTGATTGGCGAGATCGAGTTGGCCTCGCGCTTCCTCAGTGGCCACATCGTGGCCATCACCGGTTCGAACGGCAAGACCACCACCACGGCGCTCAGCGGGGAAGTCATTTCCTGGGGCGGCTACGAAACCCTGGTGGGCGGCAACATCGGCACCCCGGCCATCTCCCTGGTCGCGGACTCCACTTCCGACACCTACGTGGTCCTTGAGGTGTCCAGTTTCCAACTGGAGACCATTCAGAGCTTCCATCCCTTCATTGCCGTGGTCTTAAATGTTTCACCGGACCACCTCGACCGCCACCGCAGCTTCGAGAACTACGTCGCCGCCAAGGCCCGCATCTTCGAGAACCAGAACGAAAGCGACTTCGCTGTGCTCAACTTCGACGACCCCACCTGCCGCGATTTAGCGAAGAAGACCCGCGCTCATGTGCGCTGGTTCAGCCGCAAGGGCGAGGTGGAAAGCGGCGCCTGGGCCGCCGACGGAAAGATCTGGTGGCGCGACGACGACAACGACCGCCAGGAGCTCATGCCGGTCTCCAGCATCCCGCTCAAGGGCGCGCACAATCTGGAGAACGTGCTGGCGGCTGCCTGCTGCGGGCGCATCGTGGGTGCCGAGCCGCGGCGTGTGGCCAGTGCCGTCTCCGAATTCAAGGCCGTCGAGCACCGCCTGGAGTACGTGGCCACGCTCAACGGCGTCGAGTTCTACAACGACTCCAAGGCCACCAACGTGGATGCCACCATCAAGGCGCTAGAGTCCTTTTCCGGCGGCATCCACATCATCCTCGGCGGCAAGGACAAGGGCAGCGACTACTCGGTGCTCGCTCCGCTACTGAAGGCGCGGGTGCGCCGCGTGTACACCATCGGCGCCGCCGCGGAGAAGATCGAGCAGCAGATTGCGGGTGCGGCCGAGGTCCTGCGCGCCGAGACCCTGGAGAACGCCGTGCGGCGTGCTGCCGAAGCTGCTTCACCCGGCGAGGTCGTGCTGCTGGCTCCGGCCTGCGCCAGCTTCGACCAGTTCCAGAACTACGAACACCGCGGACGGGTCTTCAAGGAAGCGGTGGCCGCGCTCGAGGCGCGCGCCAAAGGTCCCTCGGCCGCTGCCATCCCGGGTGAGGGAGGAGCCCAGGCGCATGGCTAAACGCGTCAGCGTCGACAAGACGCTGTTTACCGCGACCCTGCTCCTGGTCTTCTTTGGCCTCGTCATGGTGTTCAGCGCCTCCGCCGTCATGGCCGCGGAGCGTTTCGGTTCTCCCTACCACTTTCTTTTCCGCCAGATGGCCTGGGCCACGGCGGGTCTGGCCGCCATGGTGGCGCTGATGAACCTGGACTACCGCCGCCTGCGCCATCCTGCGGTGGTGTTCTCTTTGCTCGGTGTCACCACGCTGCTGCTGGTCGCCGTGTTCTTCCTGGACCGCACCGCCAACACCCATCGCTGGATCCGTCTGGGGGCGTTTTCCTTCCAGCCCTCCGAGCTGGCCAAACCCGCCCTCATCCTGTTCCTGGCCTGGTTCCTGGAGACCCGCTTGCGTTCCATGGACGACTGGCGCAATACCTTGCTTCCCGCAGCCGTTCCCATCCTGCTGTTCGCCGGGCTGATCGTGAAGCAGCCCGACCTAGGCACCGCCATCGTGGTGGTCCTCATTGCGGCCGTCATCCTGTTCCTGGCCGGGTTGCGCCTGCGCTATTTCGCCATCGCCGCCGCGGCCTCGCTGGTTCCGCTCTACTTCCTGGTGTTCCGCGTCAAGTGGCGCTACGAGCGCATCCTGGCGTTTCTCGATCCCTATTCGGACCCGCTGGGCCGTGGGTTCCACGTCATCCAGTCCCTGCTCGCCGTGGGCACCGGCGGAGTGTTCGGCACCGGCCTGATGGAAGGGAAGCAGAAGCTCTTCTACCTGCCCGAGCCGCACACCGACTTCATCTTCGCCGTGGCTGCCGAGGAGACCGGCCTGGTCGGCGCGCTCATTCTGGTCGCCCTCTTCACCGTGTTTCTCTATCGCGGCATGCGCTGCGCGAACGCTGCCGGTGAACCCTTCGCTCGCTTGCTCGCCGCCGGCATCACCGCCATGGTCGCCGTGCAGGCCTTCCTCAATATGAGCGTGGTGTTGGGCCTCATGCCCACCAAGGGTATCCCCCTGCCCCTGGTTTCCTACGGCGGCTCCTCGCTGTTCGTCACCCTGGCCTCCATCGGCGTGCTGCTGAACATCACGCAGCACACAGACTGAAGCCATGCGTGTCGTCATCGCCGGCGGCGGCACCGGAGGCCACGTCATCCCCGCCCTGGCCATCGCCCGCGTCCTCAAGGAAGAGCACGGCGCAGAGCTCTTGTTCATCGGCACCGCTCGCGGCATCGAGAACCGCCTGGTTCCCGCAGCCGGTTTTCAACTGGAACTGACCGAGGTCGGTGCGCTCAAGAACGTCAGCCTGGCGACCCGTTTTTCTACCCTCAGCGCGCTTCCGCGAGCCGTGCTGCGCTCCCGCCGCCTGCTTCGCGATTTTCAGGCTGAGGTCGTGCTGGGCGTCGGCGGATACGCCTCCGGCCCCGCCATGTTGGCCGCTGTCCTGGCGGGAATTCCCCGAGTGGCTTTCGAATCCAACGCTGTGCCCGGCTTCGCCAACCGCGCGATTGCGCGATGGCTTACGACTGCGGCTGTGCAATTTCCGGAAACGGTTGGCAGTTTCCCCAATGCGCAGGTCACGGGCACGCCCGTGCGCCCGGAGTTTTTCAACGTTCCTCCGCGCCAGGGCAACGCCCCGCCCACGCTCCTCATCTTCGGCGGCAGTCAGGGCGCGGCGTCCCTCAACCGCGCGATGATGGGAGCGGCAGCCTCACTGCAGAAGAGCGTTCCCGGCCTCCGTATCGTGCATCAGACCGGGGAGCGTGACTTCGAAGCCGTGATGTCCGCCTACGAGCGCGCCGGGGTCAACTCTACCGTCTCCCGGTTCATCGAGCGCATGTCGGAGGCCTTCGCCTCCGCCGACCTTCTGCTTTGCCGCGCCGGAGCTTCGACCGTAGCCGAAGTCTCCGCCGCTGGACGCCCTGCCATCTTCGTGCCTTTTCCACGCGCCGCCGACGACCATCAGCGCCGCAACGCCGAGGCCTTCACCCAGGCCGGTGCCGCCGTTCTGCTGCCCGAATCAGAACTGACGCCCCAGCGCCTGGTGGAGACGGTACGCGACCTGCTCGCCGACCGCGCCCGCTTGCGGGATATGTCCGAATCCGCGCGCCACCTCGCCCATCCTGACGCCGCCCGGGCCATTGCGGCGCTGGTTGCCAAGGCCGCCACGCGCGAGTGACGTCCCCGGCCGTCCGGCCCCGCCTTATTCTTTTCGCAGTTTTTCAAGCTGCTGGCGGAAGAACGGCTTCCAGTCTTCTGGCGCCAGCTCCAGGCCTCGCTCGAAACTGTGGATGGCTTGATCACGCAGTCCGGCGTGCACCTCGATTCGTCCGCGCGTGAAGTAGATCGAAGCCGATTCGCCGTTCACTTCCTTCTCCAGGTCCAGGATTCGCAGCGCGGCATCCACCTTCCCACCGGAAGCCAGGCGTTCGCCCAGGGCAGTCAGCATCCCCGTGCTGAAGTCATAGGCAAAACCGCCGTAGTTGCTCTTTCGCAGCTCTCGATACTGGGTAATGGCTGCGTCAACGCCTTCCTTCTCGATGGTCCTGGCCAGGATGTCTCCCAGCATTTCCGGTTTGGAAGCCGTGCGGTGGCACGTCATGCACGTCACTTCCACTCGTTCCTGCGGCGCTGACTCCAGCTTTGTGAGTTGCGTCAGATAGGTCTGGTTGATGTCCTGGACCATCTGGATCATCAGGCGCGCTTTTTGCTTGGTGATCTTCTCATCGGAAGGGAAGTCGAACTTGGTGAGGTCCGATCCTTCACCCACATGGCAGTGCTGGCAACGCACGTCGAGGGCGAAAGCGAACCCACGCATCACCTCGCCCAGTTGCGCCCCTTTGGTGCCTTTGGGCAGCACCTTCAGATTCTTGGGTTCCTCGGGCCAGCGGAAGCCTTGGGCCGAGCAGTTCGCCGTGTTGAACACCAGGGACCCCACCATGGCCAGCCAAACCATCAGGACTCGACGTTGGGTCCGGAATGCCGTTTTCATTTCTTCGTCTCCTCATTCTCCCTCGACGGCATGAACCCTACAGGTTCGGCGCCGTCCTTGTCCATCCGGCTTTTCAGCACCTCCTTTCGGAGACTGTCAAGCTGAGGTTCTGGGTACTTCGGCGCTAACCGAGCCTGTCGCTTTTCCGTGTCTTAAGCTATGGTGTGATGAGGATTGAGAGCCAAAAGCCAAAAGCCAAGACCAAGCTGGCAGCTAGGAGCTAGCAGCTAATTTTCGCTCGCATCCAACGCGTGCATTTCGTCGGCATCGGAGGCATCGGCATGAGCGGCATCGCCGAAGTGCTGCTCACGCTGGGCTACAAGGTCTCCGGCTCCGACCTCAAACTGTCTCCCCTGACTCAGCGCCTCACCACCTTGGGTGCGACC
It encodes:
- the mraY gene encoding phospho-N-acetylmuramoyl-pentapeptide-transferase, which gives rise to MLYWLLYQQLFEYFSPFRLFRYLTFRTAFASLTALAIGFIIGPVVIRRLRQFQIGQYIREEGPQAHQKKAGTPTMGGVLITIAVVVPTLLWADLSNKFIWIAVGATLAFAAIGFADDYLKVVHHRNLGLTGRTKLALQILISIVIAVVLVLMRARGEYSTVLLVPFFKNLRPDMAIPPLLAEPHLWPLAFLPFIAFVALVIVGSSNAVNLTDGLDGLAIGCSVIAAGALAVLTYVSGHAVFASYLELQRIPQISELTIFCGAMVGACIGFLWYNAHPAEIFMGDVGSLALGGAIGTVAVLIKQELLLPFIGGIFVIEALSVILQVASYKTRKKRIFKMAPLHHHFELLGWSESKIIVRFWISSLVFALFALTTLKLR
- the murF gene encoding UDP-N-acetylmuramoyl-tripeptide--D-alanyl-D-alanine ligase; translation: MKLPLQRVAEFVAAAGEFDPGAVAQGYSIDSRTVKPGELFFAVQGERLDGHDFVPQALAAGAVAAVVSQKKMGGFSHRSRLLVVEDTLSSLQSLGAAVRRTWGGPLVAVTGSAGKTTTKEAIARLLSLKLRVMKSEGNLNNHFGLPLQLLRLEPEHQVAVVELGMSHAGEIAALARIARPDIGVVTNVAPVHLGFFTSVAEIARAKYELIESLSAGGVAVLNADDEYVSRFGREFAGRVVTFALHHPADVRAEAVEDLGVRGSRFEIVAGGQRRSATLPLLGRHSIYNALAAVAVALERGIPLDQAASALASLPAGERRGEVLDLAGVTVVNDCYNSNPRALDAMVDTLAGIPARRRIVVAGEMLELGPSAPELHRRCGAHMAQAGIDLLVGVRGNAEHIVEGALAAGVKAHFLATPEEAGEWLAREVATGDAVLLKASRGVRLEKALEVWQARREAAAATG
- the murG gene encoding undecaprenyldiphospho-muramoylpentapeptide beta-N-acetylglucosaminyltransferase codes for the protein MRVVIAGGGTGGHVIPALAIARVLKEEHGAELLFIGTARGIENRLVPAAGFQLELTEVGALKNVSLATRFSTLSALPRAVLRSRRLLRDFQAEVVLGVGGYASGPAMLAAVLAGIPRVAFESNAVPGFANRAIARWLTTAAVQFPETVGSFPNAQVTGTPVRPEFFNVPPRQGNAPPTLLIFGGSQGAASLNRAMMGAAASLQKSVPGLRIVHQTGERDFEAVMSAYERAGVNSTVSRFIERMSEAFASADLLLCRAGASTVAEVSAAGRPAIFVPFPRAADDHQRRNAEAFTQAGAAVLLPESELTPQRLVETVRDLLADRARLRDMSESARHLAHPDAARAIAALVAKAATRE
- a CDS encoding UDP-N-acetylmuramoyl-L-alanyl-D-glutamate--2,6-diaminopimelate ligase, with translation MTFRQLLDGVETLAQRGNPEITGIQYDSRRISPGDLFVAMRGETTDGNRYIEQAIAGGAAAVVSDTAETAPHAGIAWAHVPHGRQALARLAANFYGRPAVRMRLTGITGTNGKTTSAFLAEAILGAMGRTSALLGTVEYHIGPEVLPAPHTTPESLEIHRLLDRASRQGASELVMEVSSHALAQQRVFGLPFDVAVFTNLTRDHLDYHGDFEDYFEAKKFLFAGCGSEPPRLAVLNADDDYGVRLVPFAKSQGSLVVTYGIERGDFQATRINMGPQGTTFVLATPRGSASISTHLIGRVNVYNILAAAAAAVGRGCSLDAIRRGVAAVHRVPGRFESVDCGQPFAVVVDYAHTDDALRNLTAVARAFVSREGHAGRVITLFGCGGDRDRTKRPLMGDAAGRGSDFVLLTSDNPRSEDPLAIINDALVGLQKTGTRHLVEPDRRRAIERAIAEARTGDIVLIAGKGHERVQVSAAGSLPFDDVEVARETLRAAGYTLESQEAAVAGGRR
- the murD gene encoding UDP-N-acetylmuramoyl-L-alanine--D-glutamate ligase, with the translated sequence MEVKNQRILVVGLGKSGVASALFLKARGARVTVSDAKTEEELRQEIPSLLDAGIAVEAGGHGERTFRDQDLIVVSPGVPVDVPQLEQARALGVPVIGEIELASRFLSGHIVAITGSNGKTTTTALSGEVISWGGYETLVGGNIGTPAISLVADSTSDTYVVLEVSSFQLETIQSFHPFIAVVLNVSPDHLDRHRSFENYVAAKARIFENQNESDFAVLNFDDPTCRDLAKKTRAHVRWFSRKGEVESGAWAADGKIWWRDDDNDRQELMPVSSIPLKGAHNLENVLAAACCGRIVGAEPRRVASAVSEFKAVEHRLEYVATLNGVEFYNDSKATNVDATIKALESFSGGIHIILGGKDKGSDYSVLAPLLKARVRRVYTIGAAAEKIEQQIAGAAEVLRAETLENAVRRAAEAASPGEVVLLAPACASFDQFQNYEHRGRVFKEAVAALEARAKGPSAAAIPGEGGAQAHG
- a CDS encoding penicillin-binding protein, yielding MAGGWNSNGNGVPRRLLLLALFLFLWASLIGLRLVDLQILQYGELLERAQRQQQRTIEVSPRRGVIYDRNGQELAMSVTVDSVFAVPSEIPDQETAAQLLARVLETDTGDIHAKLKSSRAFAWIARKVDAQTSQRIRALNLRGIYFQKESKRFYPKRDLAAQALGYVGMDDEGLGGIEYAFDKELRGGPGRMMISLDARRRWFGRVEREPSPGQNVVLTLDEKIQYIAERELDEAMRQTRSAAGTIIVQNPHTGEILALASRPTFNPNTFRKSSPEALKNRAVSDVYEPGSTFKIVTIAGALEEKLTRPSETIDCQNGAIYLGSFRIRDHKPFGLLSVADVLAHSSDVGTIKLGLRLGEERFDQYIHRFGFGQPTGIELPGESRGLTKPVSRWSKVSIGAISMGQEIGITGLQLVALVSTIANDGVWTAARIVAGVTREKDGLQRVLFQPAEQRRAISPETAIQMKRMMEGVVLHGTGRRAILEGYTAAGKTGTAQKIDPSTRTYSSWKHVASFVGFAPVNQPAVTVAVILDSPLGPHQGGQVAAPVFARVTQQVLAYLRVPHDIDVPRQQLLLRAAASVADDDVSEGSPDHPAWSAEPPEAGSTAAASLAPEAAETAPRTHLVATTAKPASQPDAAPPPLQAPSFPGPPANGTVMLDTEGGVVVPSLIGKPLREALVVAQRAGIELDVVGSGVAREQAPPPGSRIPAGARVAVRFAR
- the ftsW gene encoding putative lipid II flippase FtsW, with translation MAKRVSVDKTLFTATLLLVFFGLVMVFSASAVMAAERFGSPYHFLFRQMAWATAGLAAMVALMNLDYRRLRHPAVVFSLLGVTTLLLVAVFFLDRTANTHRWIRLGAFSFQPSELAKPALILFLAWFLETRLRSMDDWRNTLLPAAVPILLFAGLIVKQPDLGTAIVVVLIAAVILFLAGLRLRYFAIAAAASLVPLYFLVFRVKWRYERILAFLDPYSDPLGRGFHVIQSLLAVGTGGVFGTGLMEGKQKLFYLPEPHTDFIFAVAAEETGLVGALILVALFTVFLYRGMRCANAAGEPFARLLAAGITAMVAVQAFLNMSVVLGLMPTKGIPLPLVSYGGSSLFVTLASIGVLLNITQHTD
- a CDS encoding c-type cytochrome, encoding MKTAFRTQRRVLMVWLAMVGSLVFNTANCSAQGFRWPEEPKNLKVLPKGTKGAQLGEVMRGFAFALDVRCQHCHVGEGSDLTKFDFPSDEKITKQKARLMIQMVQDINQTYLTQLTKLESAPQERVEVTCMTCHRTASKPEMLGDILARTIEKEGVDAAITQYRELRKSNYGGFAYDFSTGMLTALGERLASGGKVDAALRILDLEKEVNGESASIYFTRGRIEVHAGLRDQAIHSFERGLELAPEDWKPFFRQQLEKLRKE